The following is a genomic window from Aricia agestis chromosome 12, ilAriAges1.1, whole genome shotgun sequence.
GGAGTGACAAGAATTTATGCAGATTTTGACAATCGATAGGGAGTTTACTCGTCACCTTGTttcataataagtattaaataatttactttcgTTTTTGTTAGTAATATGAAGGTTCCTTCAACCAACAAAGTAACGTGTTTTACGGAAGCATAGTATGGTATACTTCTTGCTAAGCACGTTAGTGTCACCACACTAAGTGTTGTCGCACACACAGTAATTACTGCAAATAGGTGAAAGCGTTAAATGGTTGAAAAATCCAACGACGTTCCGTTGCGCGCCAGTTGCTGTACATCTGAGATAACCCTTATGATCACCGAATAAAGTTCAATATTGAACATTCAGGTAAAATAAACCTGTACATGGAGTTCCTGGGACACGTGACATATCTGGGCAACGTCATTTCTTCTGGCCTAGATATAAACGAGCACTAAAAGTATGACATTATTCACCAGGATTTACATACCACAATGTATTGTATGATTTATGTGACCATGTCCGGAGTATTGCTATATGCGGAATTGCCATAAGCTTTATGATTTATCCATGCAAATTGCTCTTTACTAGTACCGTTTCAAGTTCAAACCACTGAgtagattttaatgaaatcagGTATAGATATGCTACTTTGGGGAATATATCTATTATCTGTACATAAAATAGGTTTAGCGTAATAATCtgtgttttcattaaaattggcaACATCTAGTTTAAACATTGTTATCAAAAGTAGAGTCAGGCAATGGCTATCACATTAAGTTTAAGAACTATATTTTTCTGTCAGTCAATATTACCAGTTACCACATCAATCATCATAAATATATCGCAATATAATTTCACCAACTGTACTTCTAGATAACATTCATTTCATAAAATTGTCACCTTATCTGTGATTAAATTTCTAATTCACTTTGACCCATATCCACTACACCGTACACGTAACATTGCAAACCAGGAAATGCGTTATGTTGGTGTTTACCATAACAACCAGCGCTAGAAGGAAACAGAACTAGCCGCATCGGTCATACAGGGCTGGTAACTGCAAGAAATCTCTCAATCAAACGCCTCTATGTACGCGAACAATGAGTGTCACAATTGACAGCCCTAAGCTGAAACCTGTCTAGGTATTTACTGTACCTTAACTAAACAGAGCCTTACCGAGAGTTTCTATAGTCCATTCAGTGTAAAATTACCTGTAAATTCTTTTGATAATAAACCTTGTTTCTTTGACTTAAAGGTTTAATAAGAGGTGGTATGGCTCCGTACGGTCTGCGGGCCCAGTCACGATCGTACTCACGCCATGCGCCAGTCACTCAAACGCCGGCGGCGCACGCGCATGTGGCAACGTCATCATGCTACAATAGTGATTTTGTGAATTAGTGTTGTATACCTGTGTTGTTTTGCATGAAAAATATGTGATGtgtgtgcaatgtgcataaCCGAAACATAGGATCATTTTTGGATTTCATGTAAGTGAACaatctttttttatttgcatCGATTTTTGCCAATACatgtcactttttttataaattgacaCTTTTTAAGTGGTAACTATTACGCTTTTTATAGCGTCATTTACGGTTAAAGACTTTATTTCTCAAAAAGAATTACAATAATTCACTTACTTGAGAACATTGACTAATAATAAGCAAACTTATTCTAGCGCAAGACACAGCttatatataacataaataatacttatacttacagttattataatttgaacacaTCTTTCTGCAATATAGGTCAAAGAAATTCGTTTGACACACGGCACATCACACACCGGCCGGCTTACTACACTGCACAACCTACCTATTTATATTTTGGTACTTCTGTTACACAttttcataaacttataattataaattacattttgatATCTTCAGAGAACATAACAAAGTCCAAATTGTCTCAATACAAGTTTATAACTGTTAATTactgtaataattttttgtattcaaAAGTGTAGGGTACATAAAAATATCGAGCTCTGTGTTATCTAAGGCTCGCGCACACTGTCAAGatatatctaatataatatgcagAAGATATATTATTGTTGATTTGATTTGTTATTGATGCTAATTTTgatctgtaatttaaaaattaaaataaaatggatAGCAGAATGTATTTTTAGCactaaactcgagaacggctgaactgatttcgaTATTTCATTCTTGTTATGATTTAAACCTTAATAGCTAAGACAAGACACATCAGTACAATAcaaacttattaaatattatgtttctaatcTTAAGTAATTGTGGTATTTTCTATGATATGtgcttttaatttctttttaaatgtatttaaagaTTTTGCCTGCTTAATATCTAATGGTAGTTTATTGTAAATTTGCGCTCCTTCAAATAAAATGCATTTCTTTCCATAGTTTGTCCTAGGATTTTTTAAAGAGATATTATTTGCCTGTctagttttgattttttgaaaacaacctttagtagtaaattttatttgggtatttatttcattatttaagatttttttgatCAAGATGCATGTATTAAGTTTATAAGTTTGGTTTACCGTAAGAATTTTTGTTTCTTCATAGATTTTTTctgtattttctaaaaaattatagttaaatagggcttttattatcttattttgCATTGTTTGAAGCACTTTGAGATCAGTTTTAAATGCAGTTCCCCATATTTCTATTAGGTATTCTAAGTGGGGCTTTACCATCGAATTATATATTAGGTATTTTACCGATTTAGGGAAACAATGGGATATGTAGCGAAATGTGCCACATAATGGTATAAGTTTTTTCTTTATGTATTCTAAATGAGATTTCCAATTTAATCTATTGTCAAGAATTAAACCAAGATATTTCTCTTTACTAACTTCGCTTATAGGGTCATTATTGATAGTAAGTGAGGGATATTttggaatttttttatttagtgcagaaaaaataatatagtttgtTTTAGATGTATTAATTGTAAGTAGGTTGTTTTGCATCCAATCATATAGCAGGTTAAGAtctttttgtgctttttttataatattgattatcGAGTGACCAAAATAAAAGAGGCTAGTGTCATCTGCGTATAAAGTAATATCACCTTGAAGACCTAATTTATGCAAATCGTTGATATAAATTAGGAATAATAATGGCCCCAGTATCGATCCTTGCGGCACACCAAAATCTATCGTTTTAGGTTCACTTTGTGCGTTATCCAATTTCGTAATTTGTTGCCTATTTGACAGATAAGATTCTATTACTTTATAAGCCTGACCATCAATACCAGCACTTCTTAACTTGGATAAAAGTTTACTATGACTCACTGTATCGAACgctttttttaaatctacaaATATGCCTAAAGCTATCTTTTTGTTATCAATGTTTAGTTTTAACGAAGTTACTAGATCAATGGCTGCTGTTAAAGTATTAGATTTAGGTCGGAACCCATATTGTTTcttaaaaaagtagtttttaGACTCTAAAAATTTTGTTAACCGCTTGTGTATTATCTTTTCGAAGACTTTCGATAGAATCGGTAATACCGATATTGGTCGATAGTTTCCGGGATCTGTCTTAGCACCAGATTTGTAGATTGGGCTTACTTTTGCAAGTTTTAAGGAGTCCGGAAATATACCGTCTCTAAGACATTTATTGATACATTTAACAAGGTTTTCTAGTATAAGTTCCTTAACACATTTAATTGATTTAGTTGATATTCCATCCAGACCTACACTCGTATTTGCATTTAGGCTGTCTATAATTTCGGATACTTCGTCAATATTTGTTTCCTGGAATTCTGACAGTAAACTCTCAGTTGAATTAACCGTAGTTATGGCACGAGGTTGCGAATGaaatttttttggaatttttttcGCAAGCTCGTATCCTATAGTGGAGAAAAAGGAATTAAAACATTCACATATTTCGCGTGTATCTGAGGCAGTGCCAGCATCAGTCTGTAGTCTGGGTGGAATATAGCGATCCCTTGTTTTACCATCAGTTAAACTATTTATAAGTTTCCACATTTTAAGCGGCTGTTTAgaacaattattaaataaattaaagtagTACTGCTTTTTAGTCTGTTGAATGCAATTGTGTACCTTACGTCTCTGGTTCAGGAAGAGTTGTTTCAGGTCTTCGTTTCCCGGTGATTTTTGCCACTTATTCCATAAATTATTCCTCACATTTATTGAACACATTATATTCTTGTTAATCCAGTCTTGGTTAGTCGAGTTttggtatttatattttaattcctttgactgttttactgaatttattatatctttttcAAATTCAATATAGTTGTCTTGATTAGTAGACATTTGTGTCTTTATTGCGTTGTATAATTTTTCATAGTTCAGTGTTTCATAagctattttcttttttaatttaggtAGGGGTCTTTTAATTTCGAAATATATCTGTCTGTGGTCCGAGAAAGGTGTGTCTATTAAGGTCatgtgataaaaattatccttcaGAGATGTAGCAACGTGGTCTATTACAGTTGCGGTAGTCTGCGTTTTACGAGTACAGTAATCTTTgtcaattttattcaaaatttgtaTTCCATTTTCTTTAAGCATGTACTTATATTCCTTGACATCTTTTTCTTTACTGAGTAAATTCATGTTGAAATCTCCAAATATTATAGTGCGTTTTTTTCTTGatatttgttcattaaattCGGCCAgaaaattttttgtatttgatGTAGGTTGTTTGTATATAGCTCCAATATTTAAAGAAAGGTTTTCGAGATGTATCCAAAGAAAATGATTTGATTCATAAGTCTTGTCTTCTAACAGTTCATGTTTCATATTTTGGTGTACATAAATAGATACTCCTCCCCCCTTAGTCGTTGTCCTATAATTATAGTAATGTTTGTAGTTTTCTAGGTTGAGTCTTTGGGCCTCCTGCTCATTTTTAATCCAGGTTTCGGTTATAACAATCACATGTATAAGTTTATTCAAAGACTTTAATATGCACCTGAGTTCATCATGTTTACCTTTTTTTACCAGACTTCTAGCATTAGCATAcaaaaaatttattgttttattagtattagttGTTACTTCATCATAATTATccgtaattttaaatgttgttcGTGAAGTTTTGTTTACGATTTCCGATATCTTAGTGGTCTCTagttttttgatttttctttGATTGTTGATTTTTCTATGATTTTAGGAAcccctttaatatattttattatcaaattgtCTTCGCCGTTTTCTCTCCTTTTTTCTAATTCAATTTTGAGATTTCtcatataattttgttgttgcATAGTTTGGTCTGGATAAATCTTCACTCCATCTAtgcttatcttatttttattgcgTAAGACTATTTTCGGGATTTCGTCATTgtagaaacatatttttaaggACCGTGACTTATTCTTGTTGTATTTTCCAAGGCGTATAAATCTTTTGTAGCTTGGGCAAGAAGGATAgacagtatttattatttggtCTATTATACGTTTGTCTGCTTCTTGTCTTTCTTCCCACTTGGAAGAGCTTTGTTCGGCTACacctacaataattatgtttttacttCTTTCATTACGCTCCTGGATTTCCGCCATGATTTCATTATACgagttacttttatttaatatagacACTTCTGATGAGGAGGACTGTTTATCGATGGTATCTTGCagggttttaatttttgtctcgTTGAGGTTGCATTTATTTTTTAGCTCCTCTATTTCTAACTTTAGACAATTATTTTCAGATATCAGATACTCCGTGGTGCTTTTTATGTCCTGAAGTTGTTCTTTAATACaagaagtattatcatttatggtACTTATAGTTTGATTATGGTGTTTAGTTGTTTCCTTCAATATTTCTAAGATCTcttttcgaaaattatttagTTCACTAGTGTAATCACTTTCACAGGTTTTTCGCTTCTTTCCCCTATAATCTTGTGACGTTATATCAATAGGAATTGATAGATCTGGTTGCGACGAACTGCCTTCAGACATCATTGAAAATGTTAGGGTTTTCTTAGGTGAATGTTGAGTACACATTATTCTTATCGCTTTGATATATTTCTTCTTTAGGTGTGCACGAGACTTTGTATTAGGTGTTGCGTAATGACAAACTGGCGTACCGGTTAAGTTGCAGTTAACACATTGAATTTTAAGCCTTACGTTCCGTGTATATAGTTCTCAAAATTGCAGTTTTCACTTTTATTCCGATTTATTTTAAAGCAAAACACTTTATGCACACGTCTGCTCGCTGCGCTTGCACCGGAcggaaatttttatattaatttatttttttatttaattatgaaattttaatgCGCTACTTTGTTagttaattaagttttttatgtCAAAAAGTAGTTCTTCTGAAACATAAACAACTTCTATAACAAGGGTCATTCGAGTTGGGAGCAAAGTAGAAAAttgattaatatattttaattcacAAATTTCAGTCGAATTAAAAACTGGCTTATTCGTGAGTATAAATTAAATCTacgaactaaaaaatattatctcataactcacaaaatttagtaaaaaCCATAATGTCATGGCCAAAAATGCAGCTAGAGAATCAACCTttcaaaaatcataaataaaaagataataaccCACCCAACAGCacacaataaaattcaataaattaagAACAATTTTCTTACTAATATGAAAACGATATCTCGCaaataaactataaaaataatttatacataatataaaaaagaaacacCTAGAGTACGCAATTAAATCGACATAACTGTGACCGTATACGATAACATAAGGTAAACTGCATTTATGCTTAAAcaattttatgattattaataCTAATCGCACTCTAGCGCAGTCGAGTTATTTAACAATTAATCTTTACTGTAACCTCTGTGGAACAAGGCCACATGTGTTACAGTCCCCCCACACTGTCACGTAAACAAAATCACATGGCCTTCTAGATTATCATTTTGAAACAACTGCGGAAGTATAATTTGTGAAActcagtaaaataaaatatcgaaaTGAAACGATATCAATATTCAAGAGTATATACGAAGCTGAGAAAGTCTTTTGGAAGACAACCGCTCTTCCAAAACGTACCCGGGCATATGCTAGATTCAATAAACCCAGACAAGAAAATGCAGAAGGAGTACGGACTACGAAATCCAGTGCATAGGGAGGTGCAAGTGACGTTACCTCAATCGGAGCACGATAGTAATACAAAGAACGTAATTGTTACTGATCAAGGTATAAACCATATCGAGGGTGGTTGGCCCCTGGACGTCCACGTCTACAACGAGGACCATCTAGCGCGACATCGAAGGAAAGTCCAGCACGATGAAAACTACGTTCACACAGTGATGAGCCTCAACGCCCGTATCGAACACAACATTCAACAGAACAACGCTATCGAGATGTACGAATCTTACTTTACCGATACAAAACCTGAACCGCCCGTAGAAAAATATAACATCCAAATTAAACACGTATTCAGAGATTCGATGGAAAGACCGGTAGCTAGCGTCGGATGGACTCTTGAGGATCACTCGAAAATTGTAGCGTCGTACTGCCACAAGGTCTATCCTGATGGTAATGCAACCGATGGTACGGCTTGTTACATGTGGGATGTCCACAAAGGAACAGTGCCAGTTTATGAGTTTGATCCTGGACACGGTTGTTGGGACTTTGATTGCTCGCCTGTGGATTCTGACTTGATAATTGCTGGACTGGACGTGGGAATTGTCCAATTATTTGACGTACGAGCTGGAAAATCAGCAAGCGCTTCGAGCTCCATATACAATTCTCACCACGCGCCAGTTTCCTCTGTTCGCTACACACATACAAAAACGGGCACGCAATTCTTTAGTGGATCACCTGATGGTCAATGTTTATGGTGGGATACAAGAAACTCGTCTTCGCCTATCGACCAATTACCTATATCCGTAAAATTAGGACCAAATGAGACCCCAAGTTTGAAAAATTCCGAAGGAGTGAGCTGCTTGGAATTCGATAAAGGTTTGATAGCAAAATTTTTGGTAGGAACCGAATCTGGGCTCATCATTCACGCCAATAGAATGGGCAGAAATCATCAGGAAGTTTTATATTCGCACTGTGAAGCGCACACCGGGCCCGTGAAAGCTATACACCGGAGTCCATGCACGCTGAGAATGTTCATATCGTGCGGCGATTACAGCGTCCGGATATGGAGCGAAGAAGTGCGTACCGCGCCCATAATAGTAACTAAACCATATAGCCACCTAGTTACCGACGTAGCTTGGGCGCCACTGCGGTACTCCAGTTTTATGGTAGCATCGGAGGATGGAGTATTTTACTACTGGGATCTGCTTCGAAAGTATCGGGAGCCAGTGGCAACGTTGAACGTATCC
Proteins encoded in this region:
- the LOC121732487 gene encoding dynein intermediate chain 3, ciliary-like encodes the protein MKRYQYSRVYTKLRKSFGRQPLFQNVPGHMLDSINPDKKMQKEYGLRNPVHREVQVTLPQSEHDSNTKNVIVTDQGINHIEGGWPLDVHVYNEDHLARHRRKVQHDENYVHTVMSLNARIEHNIQQNNAIEMYESYFTDTKPEPPVEKYNIQIKHVFRDSMERPVASVGWTLEDHSKIVASYCHKVYPDGNATDGTACYMWDVHKGTVPVYEFDPGHGCWDFDCSPVDSDLIIAGLDVGIVQLFDVRAGKSASASSSIYNSHHAPVSSVRYTHTKTGTQFFSGSPDGQCLWWDTRNSSSPIDQLPISVKLGPNETPSLKNSEGVSCLEFDKGLIAKFLVGTESGLIIHANRMGRNHQEVLYSHCEAHTGPVKAIHRSPCTLRMFISCGDYSVRIWSEEVRTAPIIVTKPYSHLVTDVAWAPLRYSSFMVASEDGVFYYWDLLRKYREPVATLNVSKNCLNKVAPHPKGKSVVVGDDKGSLYVLNLSENMMSPGPNDKQLMHETYERETRREHILDLRVKEMKLKIQNEGNKPDVATLDDDKDEDLVEETKRYFEIVKEEQKNVGGYF